CCTTCTGTCCCTAAGCACCGGTAGCTGATGCAGGTCTATGCCCAGGATGTCCTGCAACGGCTGGATGAGATCAAGGCCGCTATAACATCACAATATGGTCGGATCTTAAAAATGGATTCcacaaaaaaagttgccagAAAACTAGCAGGACCCAGCTATGGCACCGCTGCCTGGGCAACCAATGTTGGAAATGAGCATGGACAGGTGATCATGTCCGTGCTCACAGCAAGTGAGGGTTTTGGTCTTGGGCCAATGATTGAAGGCCTCATTAGGAGATACAGAGTGGCTGGGGTAGCTCCTCCCGAGGTACTGTATGTGACCGAGACTGCTGTGGCAACACTCTTCTGAGGAGGATGTTTGAAGAGTGGGAGCAAATGACCATCCGGTTGGATATATGGCACTTTATGCGGAGATTTTCTGTGGTTTGCACCACCGACTGTCACCCGTTATATGCCACATTTATGAGTCGCCTCAGCCACTGTATTTTCATGTGGGACCAGGACGACCTGACTGCCCTGAAGATTGCAAAGCGTGCAGAGCTAGAAGCTGACTGGAGACAATCATCTTAAGCTGATGTACTGCGCCGTATCAGCCGTAGCGAGCTAGCACTACATTGCAGGAGTTCCACTCGTGGGACCAAGGAGACCCTGAAGATGATTGAGAGCCTCATTCAGGCCTTTGAAGGAGATGCTGGTCGTGACACTCTGGGAGTCCCTTTAATAAACTCAGCCCGGATGACTGAGATCATAAAGTCCCAGCGAAAGCATGTGGCCTGCATCCAGGATCCTCAAGGTGTGCAGCTCTACATGCAGACGGGCACTTTAATGAAGGGAGGGCATCGTCTGCCAGCTTACCGCTGTGCCAGAGGTTCTACTTCGCTGGAGTcttttcatctgcacctcaaCAGATTCATCCCAGGTAAGTAATtttagtcacagaattttttaaataagattTTACTTAATTATATATTGAAATAATTATGAGAATAGCAAGAAcagttatttatgtatttatatgatttttttaatgtacaggCACGCTGGCAAGTGACACCTTTTTTCAGGCGTATCTTTTGGATGGACTTGCAAGGTGGAATGAGGACCGGGCTGTGGCAGCAACAACTGATGAGCAGCAGCCACATTCCTATAGTCATCTTCTCCGTCATGCTGCCAATATTCTTTCAGAGGAGGTCATGGGCATGAAAATCAGCCCTTATGTTGGGCCAAGAAAGTACACTGGTAGATaactgtttgttgtttttggtgacaattacacacacacacacacacacacacacacacacacacacacacacaaacacaaacagtgtTATAATAAAgagtaataatataatattctgGTATATTATCTAATTGtcattgttttaatattttaaaggtgaACTTATCGGAGTAGAGTATCTTTACCAGCAAACTGGTAAAGTTCTGCAGGACTACAGGTTGGCCATTGAAGAGTCTGAGACCACTGAGGTTGCTATAGAGGTGGAGGAAGCTTATGATGAACTTGAGGAGTTTCAAGACATCACTGTCCCCACCTTTGACACAGAGCGGATACCTTCTGCTGCTTCACAAGCATCAGTGTCTGCAGCATCATCTTCAACCCCTCCGGCAACCAGACCCAAGTCATCACTGTATGTGTCACCAGTGAGATCTCCTGTCACCAGCTCTACGTCATCACTGTCTGTGGTCCCTCCAATACCAGTCACATCTTCTGTTTCCAGCTCACTGCACACTCAGCCAGCACTATCTCCTGGCGCACATAGCTGTGAGTTTTACCAAAGTATTTTTATTGAGAGTTGTTTGTTGTCACACTAACTCTAAATGACTCTAAATGAATATTTGTCATATTGAAAGATAAATACAAatgtaaactaaatatttaccTTTTTCATGTAGCCCCAGGTAACCAAGGGTCCACAGAAACTGACCTTCCAACATCTGAAGAGAACCCTTCGCATGATGTAAGGGCACGGTTTCTTTTTTAATGTACATATACATGTATGCAAACAAAATCTGGGTTATGTTGGCTGTGCTTTCATGTGAATATTTGTATTCATTGGTGCTTTCAAAAGTTGCTAAATGATCTTTCATTTTAGGATTGTGTTGGACCCGATAATATTGAAGGTTATGGAGCTGTGCAGGACTTGGCAGAGTATTTGTTCAACCTTAGAGAACACCGTCTGGCCTTAACTGGAGAAGAGTCTGAACAAATCATCAACCTATGGCAGGCATTGGGGGAGTTTGATAAGAAAAAGACCACTTACTCGCCACGTCACCAAACCAACCTAAAACAGGGACGAGTCAGGGCCAGTAAGAAGAATGTGGCACCAGGTGTGGAGAGCACCAGAAGGTATGCTAAATTTAGCAAATACAGGTTTTTGATTTGTTTGAGGGTTTTGATTTTTATAAAAAGATATATATTTAGTAAATCCTGACGAATTATGACTAGCTTATCTTCCTGCAGCCTCTTAAATTCATACTTGGCCTGGATATAACAAAAATTGTTAGTTGTGATTTACGTTTAATGCtgattttatgttatgtaaGTTACATTCCTATGGACACAGTTCTAACCATACATCGTTGAAAAAACGCAGACCGGGGTCATTATAGAGTGCCACAGGaatgacatatttttgttgGCTGACCCTCTCAAAAAAGCCAGTTTATTTTTctcatagacttttggattatcacaaaaacaatctctgtgtttaacaacagtttaagacactttttgtcTAAAGCTGTGATAATGCCACAACACAGTAAAACAGTAGATACCTAATTTATTGATATGATATTTCAACAATGACCCAGTAAACaaacaagacaacataactCTGCACAGatataaaaaattaacatcTAGACAACACAAAGCAAATCTGACAGAATAGAACAATAAACTCAACAGAGAAAAgttcacacactgaaaacaatcTTACATTAATAATATGTATTCTTCTGTAATTTGTAGGTGTTTCATTGGGCCTCATAGTCCTGCACAGAGGCCTGACTGCAACAGAGTGGTGGAGGGCATCTTCATAAGGCTCTGTGCTCTCTACCAAAACGCGGTGCGTGTTAATGGAGAGAGGGTCACCCGCTTCACAATGATTGCACGGGTCTACAGACATATCCGAGAGTGCATCCTCACCAATGATAGGGTGATGAGAGAAACCACCATCCAGCTTCCACAGATGAACGCTTCAACAATCTCAGACTGGTGAGTAAATTAGCATTGTAACCGCTATACCAAAACATGAACCCTCTGTATAGTTCTCAGCTGCTTTAAGTAATTGACACAGTTGACTGAATGTAACTGTGAGTGCTTTGATGGGTCTAGAAACAAATCAACAAGAGTCCAACTTCTGTTTACTTTTCTATTATTAAAGATATGATTTATTGCTTACGACATGGTCTTTAACAGACTGTAAGAATCCATAATCCAATGTTAATTTCAATTAAAGTAGTCATTTTACAAAAGCAACATGACACTAGGGTGTGATCAATTGCTATATGATATCAGCTGTGTAATGCTGTTGCATTATAGTCGTGATTAAACAGTAAATGATCAcagcacttttttatttttgtttaaatgtttattaatactggttgttttatgtttttccaGGTTCTCCAAGCGTGACAAGTCACAAGATGTGGGGGTTACAAAGCAGGGTATCAATTTCCCAGATGCACCCATGGCTGGACCTGAGAAGCTTCCTGCGGCTTTGCAGAAAGGGCCGACCCTATTTTCAGGGAGCTTGGCTGAGCCTCACCTTTTTGTCCTGCCAAGAAACACTGCTGGGGAGGCAAAACTCAAGAGGAGGTCACAACCTCCAGCCATCTCCCAGGCACCACCATCACATCAAAGACTCCCTATCATTGCACCAGCAATACCCGTCTCTCTGCCTTTCATTTTGCCCTCCCTGCAGCTTCCGACAGTTGTAGATACACCATCTTCAGTGCCTGGAACTTCACAGGTGGTGTTCTTTAACGTACCTTTACCTTCTGCTATGCCACCATCAGCTCAGACACAAACATCCAGTCAAGCTGTACCTTACTCCACTCAGCAGTACGCGCTGGCtttagctcagtcggtagagcatgagactcttaatctcaggatcgtgggttcgagccccacgttgggcgtgtaAGTTGTTTTTCTCTTTGGAGCTTTACATCGCAGCCCCAGGCCAAGTGACCTTTATTAAAATCCTGACCGAGGCGTCTCTTTGCATTTCTGTTGTAATTGTTGGATCCCAGGAAATAAGCTCTCCTGTGTAAACTGTTAGGCCTCCATTATTCACGTTATCCTTGTCGCTCGCTGTCAAACAGCCCTCTGATCCGTACTCCGCCATCCCACACTGCTCTCTTgtccgtctctgtggcgcaatcggttagcgcgttcggctgttaaccgaaaggttggtggttcgagcccacccagggacgcTGGAAGCTTTTCAGAGACAGGGAGTGCACCAAAGCATCGTGTCATTGTTGTAGCCGTTGAGGTAACCCTGCTGTCGGTAGCTGTTGTTCCACTGCGCTGATTTTTTGtaggatttatttacagaacTGTCTGATCACACCGTTAAAGCTCAATGACCTGGAATAGcaagacagtttaaagacataCCTCGGTGCCATCCAAAGGACAACATCCAAGCCTAAGCTGAAAGCCAATTGTACGCGTGACTGAAAGAGGATATTGTCTTATCGAAAGCTCACGCTACAGGAATGTAAGACTAACGGAAGTGCTATGGCGCTCACACAACAAGGGTCTtgtcatctgtcatttttaacgTGGTTGTGCGCATGCTACACAACACACCGCTTACGAGGCGCACAAACTGAAAGACCAATGGTGAAGAGGCAGTCACGACCAATGGACAAAAACGTTTCCTCATGAACTCATGCGAGAACTTGATCGATCTTTCTCCGTTTATACCGTCGACACTGTGATTAGCTGGACCCACTTCAAGATCAACTGGCAAGAATATTAAACAGGTCTGAAAAAATAGCAGCATCTGTGACTGCTCAAGATGTGCTCGGATCACATCGATGGTCTgctcaaaaacaacaagcatccGCATCTGCAACGAACACAGACTCGCCTGCGAGCAAGAGGTTTTGCAGCGGACCTGAATTATTCTGCTTGCTATAGAAAACTCCAGCCAGAAGCCACCTAGCATGAGCTTTTCTTTTATccgtgcaacatgcaaggcatctgtttGTGCTGTTTCTTCAAGAAGGGAACGCCTTGCGATCAGCCAGCCAACAGACAACACAACGTTAggcccggctagctcagtcggtagagcatgagactcttaatctcagggttgtgggttcgagccccacgttgggcgtgtaAGTTGTTTTTCTCTTTGGAGCTTTACATCGCAGCCCCAGGCCAAGTGACCTTTATTAAAATCCTGACCGAGGCGTCTCTTTGCATTTCTGTTGTAATTGTTGGATCCCAGGAAATAAGCTCTCCTGTGTAAACTGTTAGGCCTCCATTATTCACGTTATCCTTGTCGCTCGCTGTCAAACAGCCCTCTGATCCGTACTCCGCCATCCCACACTGCTCTCTTgtccgtctctgtggcgcaatcggttagcgcgttcggctgttaaccgaaaggttggtggttcgagcccacccagggacgcTGGAAGCTTTTCAGAGACAGGGAGTGCACCAAAGCATCGTGTCATTGTTGTAGCCGTTGAGGTAACCCTGCTGTCGGTAGCTGTTGTTCCACTGCGCTGATTTTTTGtaggatttatttacagaacTGTCTGATCACACCGTTAAAGCTCAATGACCTGGAATAGcaagacagtttaaagacataCCTCGGTGCCATCCAAAGGACAACATCCAAGCCTAAGCTGAAAGCCAATTGTACGCGTGACTGAAAGAGGATATTGTCTTATCGAAAGCTCACGCTACAGGAATGTAAGACTAACGGAAGTGCTATGGCGCTCACACAACAAGGGTCTtgtcatctgtcatttttaacgTGGTTGTGCGCATGCTACACAACACACCGCTTACGAGGCGCACAAACTGAAAGACCAATGGTGAAGAGGCAGTCACGACCAATGGACAAAAACGTTTCCTCATGAACTCATGCGAGAACTTGATCGATCTTTCTCCGTTTATACCGTCG
This sequence is a window from Misgurnus anguillicaudatus chromosome 24, ASM2758022v2, whole genome shotgun sequence. Protein-coding genes within it:
- the LOC129438805 gene encoding uncharacterized protein — encoded protein: MIESLIQAFEGDAGRDTLGVPLINSARMTEIIKSQRKHVACIQDPQGVQLYMQTGTLMKGGHRLPAYRCARGSTSLESFHLHLNRFIPGTLASDTFFQAYLLDGLARWNEDRAVAATTDEQQPHSYSHLLRHAANILSEEVMGMKISPYVGPRKYTGELIGVEYLYQQTGKVLQDYRLAIEESETTEVAIEVEEAYDELEEFQDITVPTFDTERIPSAASQASVSAASSSTPPATRPKSSLYVSPVRSPVTSSTSSLSVVPPIPVTSSVSSSLHTQPALSPGAHSSPGNQGSTETDLPTSEENPSHDDCVGPDNIEGYGAVQDLAEYLFNLREHRLALTGEESEQIINLWQALGEFDKKKTTYSPRHQTNLKQGRVRASKKNVAPGVESTRRCFIGPHSPAQRPDCNRVVEGIFIRLCALYQNAVRVNGERVTRFTMIARVYRHIRECILTNDRVMRETTIQLPQMNASTISDWFSKRDKSQDVGVTKQGINFPDAPMAGPEKLPAALQKGPTLFSGSLAEPHLFVLPRNTAGEAKLKRRSQPPAISQAPPSHQRLPIIAPAIPVSLPFILPSLQLPTVVDTPSSVPGTSQVVFFNVPLPSAMPPSAQTQTSSQAVPYSTQQYALALAQSVEHETLNLRIVGSSPTLGV